A genomic window from Flavobacterium hankyongi includes:
- a CDS encoding acyl-CoA dehydrogenase family protein: MNSIYFTEDHQLFRESFRDFLQKEVAPHIEKWEKTGQIERFIWKKFGEMGFFGVNYPEAYGGSNLDLFYTVIFLEELQKVKSSGFAAAMWAHAYLAMTHLNAEGDERIKQEYLATSIAGEKIGALCITEPFGGSDVAGMRTTAEKKGDKYILNGSKTFITNGVYADYYVVAAKTNPELGNKGITMFLVDANLKGVSATKLDKLGWRASDTAEIAFDNVEIPAENLMGEEGKGFPYIMQHFALERLIMAINAHARAEYAIDYTLEYMSQREAFGTKINKFQALRHTMVEHATEVEHCKVFNYAAVARLNAGEYVVKEATMAKLKSTKVADQAIYDCLQMLGGYGYMEEYPLARLFRDSRLGPIGGGTSEILKEILSKMIIDNKDYQPAVKK, encoded by the coding sequence ATGAATTCAATTTATTTTACTGAAGATCATCAATTATTTAGAGAGAGTTTTCGCGATTTTTTACAAAAAGAAGTAGCGCCTCACATTGAAAAATGGGAAAAAACAGGTCAGATAGAACGCTTCATTTGGAAGAAATTTGGAGAGATGGGCTTTTTTGGAGTAAATTATCCTGAAGCGTACGGAGGTTCAAATTTGGATTTATTTTATACGGTTATATTTTTAGAAGAATTACAAAAAGTAAAATCTTCTGGTTTTGCAGCTGCAATGTGGGCACATGCTTATTTAGCAATGACACATTTAAATGCAGAAGGTGATGAACGTATTAAACAAGAGTATTTAGCTACTAGTATTGCTGGTGAAAAAATTGGTGCTCTTTGTATAACAGAACCTTTTGGAGGTAGTGATGTGGCAGGAATGAGAACCACAGCTGAAAAGAAAGGTGATAAATACATCCTAAACGGTTCAAAAACTTTTATTACTAATGGTGTTTATGCGGACTACTATGTGGTTGCAGCGAAAACAAATCCAGAGTTGGGTAATAAAGGAATTACAATGTTTTTAGTTGATGCTAATTTAAAAGGTGTTTCAGCTACAAAACTGGATAAATTAGGCTGGAGAGCTTCAGATACTGCAGAGATTGCATTTGATAATGTTGAAATACCTGCTGAAAACTTAATGGGAGAGGAAGGAAAAGGTTTCCCTTATATAATGCAACATTTTGCATTAGAGCGATTGATTATGGCTATCAATGCACATGCTAGAGCTGAATATGCAATAGATTATACTCTTGAATATATGTCACAACGCGAGGCGTTCGGGACAAAAATTAATAAATTCCAAGCGTTACGTCACACTATGGTTGAGCATGCAACTGAGGTTGAGCACTGTAAAGTGTTTAACTATGCTGCTGTAGCAAGATTAAATGCAGGAGAATATGTGGTAAAAGAGGCTACTATGGCCAAATTAAAATCAACTAAAGTGGCAGACCAAGCCATTTATGATTGCTTACAAATGTTAGGAGGTTATGGTTACATGGAAGAATACCCATTGGCACGTTTGTTCCGTGATAGCCGTTTAGGCCCAATTGGTGGAGGAACTTCAGAAATTTTAAAAGAGATTTTATCTAAAATGATAATTGACAATAAAGATTATCAACCAGCAGTTAAGAAATAA
- a CDS encoding ComEA family DNA-binding protein — MIFKKFLLFNKEQRIGLALLVFIIVLLQAFYFFISFSSVKNEEITEEEKQWLAMQVEIDSLKNNTDKDEGYKMYPFNPNFITDFKGYKLGMSVAEIDRLLQFRKTGKFVNSAEDFQQVTKISDSLLAKISPYFKFPEWVKNKNNAYTTYSKLNYKPFEKTVKKTVVQDINMATKEDLMKIFGIGDAISERIIKERTILGGFVSMEQLQGVWGVSPEVIYELNKNFKIGTVPVIAKIDINNASTKELMKLPYFRYPLAREIVTYRSMNGGIRSIEDLTKIKGFPVEKVKIIALYLDFK; from the coding sequence ATGATTTTTAAAAAATTTCTACTTTTTAATAAAGAGCAACGTATTGGTTTAGCTCTTTTAGTTTTTATAATAGTTTTACTTCAAGCTTTTTATTTCTTTATCAGTTTTTCTTCAGTAAAAAATGAGGAAATTACTGAAGAAGAAAAACAATGGCTGGCAATGCAAGTCGAAATTGATTCTCTTAAAAATAATACTGATAAAGATGAAGGCTATAAAATGTATCCGTTTAACCCAAACTTTATAACCGATTTTAAAGGATATAAGTTAGGAATGAGCGTAGCTGAAATTGATCGGTTACTTCAATTTCGTAAAACTGGGAAATTTGTAAACTCCGCCGAAGATTTTCAACAAGTTACCAAAATTTCCGATTCATTATTGGCTAAAATTTCTCCCTATTTTAAATTTCCAGAATGGGTAAAAAATAAAAATAATGCCTATACGACCTATTCAAAACTCAATTATAAACCTTTTGAGAAAACGGTAAAAAAGACCGTTGTACAAGATATTAATATGGCCACAAAAGAAGATTTGATGAAAATTTTCGGAATTGGGGATGCTATTTCTGAGCGAATAATCAAAGAAAGAACTATATTGGGTGGTTTTGTTTCTATGGAACAATTGCAAGGTGTTTGGGGAGTTTCGCCAGAAGTGATTTATGAATTGAATAAAAATTTTAAAATAGGGACAGTGCCTGTCATTGCTAAAATTGACATCAATAACGCTTCCACTAAAGAATTGATGAAATTGCCTTATTTTAGATATCCCTTAGCTCGTGAAATTGTAACGTATCGCAGTATGAATGGCGGGATAAGATCAATTGAGGATTTAACAAAAATTAAGGGCTTTCCTGTTGAAAAAGTTAAAATTATTGCTCTATATTTGGACTTTAAATAA
- a CDS encoding PspC domain-containing protein, with translation MSFVLKLKYFFEKQGFHIASRLADRLGMRANSVRLFFIYISFVTAGLWFGVYLTLGFIIKLKDLVRTKRTSVFDL, from the coding sequence GTGTCATTTGTACTTAAACTGAAATATTTTTTTGAAAAGCAAGGGTTTCACATTGCATCTCGACTAGCTGATAGATTAGGAATGCGTGCCAATAGTGTCCGATTGTTTTTTATTTATATTTCTTTCGTTACAGCAGGTTTGTGGTTTGGAGTCTATCTTACATTGGGTTTTATTATTAAACTAAAGGATTTAGTGAGAACCAAAAGAACATCTGTATTCGATTTATAA
- a CDS encoding DUF2851 family protein, with protein sequence MQEEFLHHIWQFQRLDICSLRTTQGDELQIVKPGSYLKSSGPDFFNAQLIIGNQKWAGNIEVHTKSSDWYLHNHQEDDNYNNVILHVVWENDVDVFRKDNSIIPVLELSQFISKELLFKYSKLKQQKSWISCENDIQNISEFVLKNWQERLYFERLEKKSEGIQQMLEFAKNDWEAVFFCFLAKNFGLNINGDVFFQMAKSIPFEIIRKEGFNSENLEALFYGSLNMLTSNHEDTYCKDLYFHWEYIKQKYNLEIAIHRQVEFFKLRPDNFPTIRLAQLARLYSLYQNLFSKVIEASTIDELYGLFAVSVNNYWEYHYQFDKLSPKKKKTLSKSFIDLIIINTIVPFKFLYDRTLGKDTFEDCIEIIEEIKPEKNVVIEKFKAVGVKSENAFQTQSLLHLKKVYCNLGKCLNCSIGIELLKN encoded by the coding sequence ATGCAAGAAGAATTTTTACACCACATTTGGCAATTCCAAAGACTGGATATTTGCTCTCTCAGGACTACTCAAGGTGATGAACTTCAGATTGTAAAACCTGGTTCGTACTTAAAATCGAGTGGTCCTGATTTTTTTAATGCTCAACTCATTATTGGTAATCAAAAATGGGCAGGAAATATTGAGGTGCATACCAAATCTTCAGATTGGTATTTGCACAATCATCAAGAAGATGACAATTACAATAATGTTATCCTACATGTAGTTTGGGAAAATGATGTTGATGTTTTTAGAAAAGATAATTCAATAATCCCTGTTTTAGAGCTTTCACAGTTTATCTCAAAAGAATTATTGTTCAAGTATAGTAAGCTAAAGCAACAAAAATCATGGATTAGTTGTGAGAATGATATCCAAAACATTTCTGAGTTTGTTTTAAAGAACTGGCAAGAGAGATTGTATTTTGAACGATTAGAGAAAAAGTCAGAAGGAATCCAGCAAATGTTAGAGTTTGCTAAAAACGATTGGGAAGCTGTTTTCTTTTGTTTTCTAGCAAAAAATTTTGGATTGAATATAAATGGCGATGTGTTTTTTCAAATGGCAAAATCAATTCCTTTTGAAATCATTAGAAAAGAAGGTTTTAATTCAGAAAATTTGGAAGCTCTGTTTTATGGTTCGCTAAATATGCTGACTTCAAATCATGAAGACACTTATTGTAAAGATTTATATTTTCATTGGGAATACATAAAACAAAAGTATAATTTAGAAATAGCTATTCATAGACAAGTTGAATTTTTTAAACTCCGCCCTGATAATTTTCCTACCATAAGGTTGGCTCAGTTGGCTAGACTTTATTCTTTGTATCAAAACTTATTTTCAAAAGTAATAGAAGCTTCTACAATTGACGAATTGTATGGTCTGTTTGCTGTTTCGGTTAATAATTATTGGGAATATCATTATCAGTTTGATAAACTAAGTCCAAAGAAAAAAAAGACGCTTTCTAAATCTTTTATTGATCTTATAATAATAAACACAATTGTGCCATTTAAATTTTTATATGATAGAACTCTAGGTAAAGATACTTTTGAAGATTGTATTGAAATTATCGAAGAAATCAAACCAGAAAAAAATGTAGTAATCGAAAAGTTTAAAGCTGTTGGAGTAAAATCTGAAAATGCTTTTCAAACGCAGTCTTTACTGCATTTAAAGAAAGTGTATTGTAATTTAGGAAAATGTTTAAACTGCTCTATAGGAATTGAACTTTTGAAGAATTAG
- a CDS encoding pyridoxal-phosphate dependent enzyme, whose translation MQYAKNILETIGNTPLVKLNKVTAEVDALVLAKVETFNPGNSVKDRMAVKMIEDAEADGRLKPGGTIIEGTSGNTGMGLALGAIVKGYKLICVISDKQSKEKCDILRAVGAKVVVCPTDVEPTDPRSYYSVSKRLSEETPNSWYVNQYDNPSNAIAHYEQTGPEIWEQTEGKITHFVVGVGTGGTISGVAKYLKEKNPNIKIWGIDTYGSVFKKYHETGIFDENEIYTYITEGIGEDILPKNVDFSLIDGFTKVTDKDAAVYTRKIALEEGIFVGNSAGAAVKGLLQLKEHFTKDDVVVVLFHDSGSRYVGKMFNDDWMRERGFLEEEVTKAEDLIKEHIDKPLVTVRTEELVSHAIERMRKYKISQIPVVDVNGFVGSVDESDLFQSYITDKNVADKPIREVMGNPFPVVSLGTAVEEVSKLINKDNQAVLVDLGKGKFHIITKHDIINSIK comes from the coding sequence ATGCAATACGCAAAAAACATATTAGAAACTATTGGAAACACTCCTTTAGTTAAGTTAAATAAAGTTACAGCTGAAGTTGATGCTTTAGTATTGGCTAAAGTTGAAACCTTTAACCCAGGTAATTCAGTAAAAGACAGAATGGCTGTAAAAATGATTGAAGACGCAGAAGCCGATGGAAGATTAAAACCAGGAGGAACCATTATCGAAGGGACATCTGGTAACACCGGAATGGGATTAGCGCTTGGTGCTATTGTAAAAGGGTACAAATTAATTTGTGTAATCTCTGATAAACAATCAAAAGAAAAATGTGATATTCTTAGAGCAGTAGGAGCTAAGGTTGTTGTTTGTCCTACAGACGTTGAACCAACAGATCCTCGTTCGTACTATTCAGTTTCAAAACGATTATCAGAAGAGACTCCAAACTCTTGGTATGTGAATCAGTACGATAATCCAAGTAATGCTATAGCGCATTACGAACAAACAGGTCCAGAAATCTGGGAGCAAACAGAAGGGAAAATTACGCACTTTGTAGTGGGTGTTGGTACTGGAGGAACTATTTCAGGTGTAGCGAAATATTTAAAAGAGAAAAATCCAAACATTAAAATATGGGGAATTGATACGTATGGTTCAGTATTCAAAAAATATCACGAAACTGGAATTTTTGACGAGAATGAAATTTATACCTATATCACAGAAGGTATTGGTGAAGATATTTTACCTAAAAACGTTGATTTCTCATTGATTGATGGATTCACTAAAGTAACTGATAAAGATGCTGCAGTTTATACTCGTAAAATTGCTTTAGAAGAAGGGATTTTTGTTGGAAACTCTGCAGGAGCTGCTGTAAAAGGTTTACTTCAATTGAAAGAACATTTTACAAAAGACGACGTGGTAGTGGTTTTATTCCACGATTCCGGAAGTCGTTACGTAGGAAAAATGTTCAATGACGATTGGATGCGTGAACGAGGATTTTTAGAAGAAGAAGTTACAAAAGCGGAAGATCTTATCAAAGAACATATCGATAAACCATTAGTAACTGTAAGAACAGAAGAGTTGGTATCTCATGCAATCGAAAGAATGCGTAAATATAAAATTTCACAAATTCCAGTTGTAGATGTAAATGGTTTTGTAGGTTCTGTTGATGAATCAGATTTGTTCCAAAGCTATATCACTGATAAAAATGTTGCTGACAAACCAATCAGAGAAGTTATGGGCAATCCATTTCCAGTGGTTTCTTTAGGAACAGCAGTAGAAGAAGTCTCTAAATTAATAAATAAAGACAATCAGGCTGTTTTAGTCGATTTAGGAAAAGGTAAGTTTCATATTATTACAAAACATGATATTATTAATTCGATAAAGTAA
- a CDS encoding putative porin produces MKYFLITLFLFVFSISYSQDDELVKQDSTKRKSLREGPKEAPKAKYDQYKIISLLKDTVFVDTSLTIKKEYAFNYLRRDNFGLLPFANDGHTYNVLDYGLISSSSPLPGFGFKGKHFNYLGVNDIKYYSVATPLTELYFKTVLEQGQSLDAFVTLNTSPNLNFSIAYKGLRSLGKYINNLSSNGNFRFTTSYFTKNRRYVANLHYAGQDLMNKENDGIADIDNFESGNSEFTDRSRLEVNLADASTMLKGKRYFIDHTFRINKNDNTNNILIDHQFSYETKYFEFKMPTKTERFGTSYVNSNYNDLTKNNVMYNRLGGTFSNSLVGKFNFFVENFKYNYFYDRYVVTGSQISIPNTNNNNLNAVGGKYFYNKNKINGYVLFSKAISKQTFSTLDISLKYKFNEKNHFSAQYLNLSKVPDMNYTLYQSDFVNYNWKNSFDNEKINTLKVDATTQWGSAQAQISTLTDHLYFSDDSNTSGVILLSPKQYNGTIGYLSIRVGKEFKVGKFALDNTVLYQQVSQDDPILNVPKITTRNSLYYSDFLFKKAMFLQTGFTFQYFTEYYANAYNPLIAEFYTQNTTKIGDYPLIDFFVNARVQQCRIFLKAEHFNASFTGRDYYAAPNNPYKDFVIRFGLVWNFFQ; encoded by the coding sequence ATGAAATACTTTTTAATAACATTATTTCTTTTCGTATTTTCTATTAGTTATTCGCAAGATGATGAATTAGTAAAACAAGATTCTACAAAAAGAAAATCACTTCGTGAAGGGCCTAAGGAAGCTCCAAAGGCAAAATATGATCAGTACAAAATCATTTCCTTGTTAAAGGATACAGTCTTTGTCGATACCTCTTTAACAATAAAAAAAGAATACGCTTTTAATTATCTTAGAAGAGATAATTTTGGCTTATTACCTTTTGCCAATGATGGTCATACCTATAATGTTTTAGATTATGGACTTATTTCTTCTTCAAGTCCATTGCCTGGATTTGGTTTTAAAGGAAAACATTTTAATTATTTGGGTGTTAATGATATTAAATATTATTCGGTTGCAACTCCTCTAACTGAATTGTATTTCAAAACAGTTTTGGAACAAGGGCAAAGCTTAGATGCTTTTGTTACTCTAAATACTTCTCCTAATCTTAATTTTTCAATAGCCTATAAAGGATTACGTTCTTTAGGGAAGTACATTAATAATCTTTCTAGTAACGGTAATTTTAGATTTACAACTAGTTATTTCACTAAAAATAGGCGTTATGTTGCCAATTTGCATTATGCAGGGCAAGATTTAATGAACAAAGAAAATGATGGAATTGCAGACATAGATAATTTCGAATCTGGAAATTCTGAATTTACGGATCGTTCAAGATTAGAAGTGAATTTGGCAGATGCTTCAACAATGCTTAAAGGTAAAAGGTACTTTATTGATCATACTTTTAGAATCAATAAAAATGATAATACCAACAACATATTAATAGATCATCAGTTTAGTTACGAAACAAAATATTTTGAATTTAAAATGCCAACTAAAACTGAACGTTTTGGTACAAGTTATGTGAATTCAAATTATAATGATTTAACTAAGAATAATGTAATGTACAATAGGCTTGGTGGTACATTCAGTAATTCACTAGTTGGGAAGTTTAATTTCTTTGTTGAGAATTTCAAGTACAATTACTTTTATGATCGTTACGTGGTTACAGGAAGTCAAATATCAATTCCTAACACAAATAACAATAATCTAAATGCTGTAGGAGGAAAGTATTTTTATAATAAAAATAAAATTAATGGATATGTTTTGTTTTCTAAAGCTATTTCAAAACAGACATTTTCTACTTTAGATATTTCTTTGAAGTATAAATTCAATGAAAAGAATCATTTTTCAGCTCAATATTTGAATTTGAGTAAGGTTCCAGATATGAATTATACTTTGTATCAAAGCGACTTTGTTAATTACAACTGGAAAAATAGTTTCGACAACGAAAAAATAAACACTTTAAAAGTTGATGCTACAACACAATGGGGTTCTGCTCAAGCACAGATATCAACTTTGACTGATCATTTATATTTTAGTGATGATTCTAACACTTCAGGTGTAATTTTGCTTTCGCCAAAACAATATAATGGTACAATTGGTTACTTATCGATTAGAGTAGGAAAGGAATTTAAAGTGGGCAAATTTGCTTTAGACAACACAGTTTTGTATCAACAAGTAAGTCAAGATGATCCTATTTTAAATGTACCAAAAATTACAACTCGTAATAGTTTATATTATTCTGATTTTTTGTTTAAAAAAGCAATGTTTTTGCAAACAGGTTTTACATTCCAATATTTTACAGAATATTATGCAAACGCATACAATCCTTTAATTGCCGAATTTTATACACAAAATACAACTAAAATTGGGGATTATCCTCTCATTGATTTCTTTGTAAATGCACGCGTTCAGCAATGTCGTATTTTCTTAAAAGCTGAGCATTTTAATGCAAGCTTTACAGGACGTGATTATTATGCAGCACCAAACAATCCTTATAAGGATTTTGTTATTCGCTTTGGATTAGTGTGGAATTTCTTTCAATAA
- a CDS encoding SusD/RagB family nutrient-binding outer membrane lipoprotein, with amino-acid sequence MKNKFFKMMAVVAIFTTVSCESWLDVNDSPNSVVSEKVPPKLLLAAAQAQTYKAISGDTENSSVDISTSNMNQLGNIWMGTWAGNSNNTTGANANEYGVILNATFYNNIWDYTYMNIANLHNIATYNSNDWDNHKAIAMILKSYYMQYIVDLYGDCPYSEAFLGTGNAYPKYDDDKAIYRALVDQIDAAIAMIDPNDNPVLDEDIMFKGDMTQWKKFGYTVKLRLLMRQSGLTDADTQNYIDDELDQMEADGATFLTTDATLNPGYDNSVQDHQNPFYASYGYNIAGSATTLRSYVTATKFAADALNGAVTGVVDPRRNRLFTLSGGQVVGIVQGEDAASAPDNPSFIGPAIVPTNTVVGSALDSYVITLSETKFLLAEAAYRFPAHAALFPDGAQTYFEAGITASFDRLGAGSSAGYIGAIDSVAGYGWTGSSDKVQAIMTQKWIALMHVNGIESWIDRVRTGFPSVPLPLTNTTGLPKRLMYPTSEYTSNSANVPAQTAANCFATGPFWKS; translated from the coding sequence ATGAAAAATAAATTTTTTAAAATGATGGCTGTGGTGGCAATTTTTACCACAGTTTCATGTGAGAGTTGGTTAGATGTGAACGACAGTCCTAACAGTGTTGTTAGTGAAAAAGTTCCACCAAAATTATTATTAGCAGCAGCTCAAGCTCAAACATATAAGGCTATAAGTGGAGATACTGAAAATAGTTCTGTTGATATTTCTACTTCAAATATGAACCAGTTAGGTAATATTTGGATGGGAACTTGGGCTGGTAACTCAAATAATACAACAGGAGCTAATGCAAATGAATATGGTGTTATTTTAAATGCTACTTTCTATAACAACATTTGGGATTATACTTACATGAATATTGCTAACTTACATAATATAGCAACATATAATAGTAATGATTGGGACAATCATAAAGCAATCGCTATGATTCTTAAGAGTTACTACATGCAGTATATTGTTGACTTGTATGGTGACTGTCCTTATTCTGAAGCTTTTTTAGGAACAGGGAATGCTTATCCAAAATATGATGATGATAAAGCAATTTACAGAGCTTTGGTAGATCAAATTGATGCTGCCATTGCCATGATCGATCCTAATGATAATCCAGTTCTAGATGAGGATATCATGTTTAAGGGTGATATGACTCAATGGAAAAAATTTGGATATACTGTTAAGTTAAGATTGTTAATGAGACAATCAGGTTTAACGGATGCAGATACTCAAAATTATATAGATGATGAGTTAGATCAAATGGAAGCTGATGGTGCTACTTTTTTAACTACTGACGCTACTTTAAACCCTGGATATGATAACAGTGTTCAAGATCACCAGAATCCTTTCTACGCATCATACGGTTATAATATCGCCGGTTCTGCAACTACTTTAAGAAGTTATGTTACTGCTACTAAATTTGCTGCAGACGCTTTAAATGGAGCAGTTACTGGTGTTGTTGATCCAAGAAGAAACAGATTGTTTACATTGTCTGGAGGTCAAGTTGTAGGTATCGTTCAAGGAGAAGATGCTGCATCAGCACCAGATAATCCATCTTTTATAGGTCCTGCAATCGTTCCTACTAATACTGTAGTTGGATCAGCATTAGATAGCTATGTTATTACATTAAGTGAGACTAAATTCTTATTGGCTGAAGCTGCTTATAGATTTCCAGCTCACGCTGCTTTATTCCCTGATGGTGCTCAAACTTATTTTGAAGCTGGTATTACCGCTTCTTTCGATAGATTGGGTGCTGGTTCATCAGCTGGTTACATTGGTGCTATTGATAGTGTTGCTGGGTATGGATGGACTGGAAGTTCTGATAAAGTTCAAGCTATCATGACTCAAAAATGGATTGCTTTAATGCACGTAAATGGTATTGAAAGTTGGATTGATAGAGTACGTACAGGTTTCCCTTCAGTTCCACTACCTTTAACAAATACTACTGGTTTGCCAAAACGTTTAATGTATCCAACTTCTGAATATACGTCTAATTCTGCAAACGTACCTGCTCAAACTGCGGCTAATTGTTTCGCAACAGGACCATTCTGGAAGTCGTAA